The Marinitoga hydrogenitolerans DSM 16785 genome includes the window AGAATATATATCAATCTTTTTCTTTTCTACTAAATTAAAGTTTAGAGGGGTTTTAAATTTTAAATTGTTTTTTGATATATAGACATAGTCAAAACAGGAAACATTAGCTTTAAAGGATATATATTTTTTTAAATTCAAATCATCAAGGACTAAAAAATTTCCATAAATATTATTCATGGATCTTCTATAATCTAGATTGAGTATTGTTGAAACAATGGTATCTTTCATATATTTACTAAGTTCAAAATCATTTATAGTTGCATTTGGAGAGTCTTTAATCAAGTTTTTTTCAAAATATGTTTTTAAAAATTTTTCTGTATTGTTGATTGTATTAATTTCATTATTTTTTTCTTTTATATAATATATAGTAATTATTGTTGATTCAAATGAAATATCTTTGATGTTTGTTGTTGATGTAATCCAGTTTTTAATCATTGAAGATTCATATGTAATAGAATTTGTAGAGAAAAAAGCTAAGGTTCTGTCGTTTTTAATATTAGGAAAAATATCTTTTAAAGAAAAAATTTTATCATTAGAGGCTATTGTAGCAGGTATAGTTATTTCG containing:
- a CDS encoding flagella basal body P-ring formation protein FlgA; the protein is MKKILLIILIIVSYLYLFAEITIPATIASNDKIFSLKDIFPNIKNDRTLAFFSTNSITYESSMIKNWITSTTNIKDISFESTIITIYYIKEKNNEINTINNTEKFLKTYFEKNLIKDSPNATINDFELSKYMKDTIVSTILNLDYRRSMNNIYGNFLVLDDLNLKKYISFKANVSCFDYVYISKNNLKFKTPLNFNLVEKKKIDIYSLNMKPLIAKPEDLIKFQANRTIRKGEIIFENAVKKIPDVKAGQVIPVEVYFDGVKILSWVKVLNEAIIGEIIMARNEKTGILITGKLYPGPKLIINIGGNQE